One Zingiber officinale cultivar Zhangliang chromosome 10B, Zo_v1.1, whole genome shotgun sequence genomic window, ATTCTGTTTTTGTACTTTCGACGCTTGTAAAAAGGTTTCTCCGTCTGACTGAAAGGAGATATTTTATTGGAGCTTTCATTTCCATGGATTAGTAACTTCCCcagttacaaaccaagtaaaattttagcatttactttttaattagtttttatattttatttgttcaACTAACGCCTGTTTGTCCTTGCTAAGTTAAGAACCAAGAGATAGTTTTAAAATTGTACTTGCAGGCTGATCCTGTTCGAGCGCTGAGTTGACGGATGCCagggacgtggcacgctctgttgtctccgactggtggtatagacctccggcgaacctgcaaagaagtcgagccgggagggatttcccggcgacgaccctccgacgctcaagtcaagcaacaAGAGAGAcagcgtaatgtggctacagtaaaaatttgtgcataccttcgtcgacgtctgggggtccttatataggactccggAGAAGCGCGGGCACGCTTTCTGATGCATGCacacttccccaaacataccttaacgagcctgtgtcagaaaagtatctcTGGCGCCATTCTGCAATCgttcgagcatatcccggatgtgacggtggaagttttcaccgtatgatcctgtgtacggctcggccacTAACTCTGCTGCCTATtagcggcagacgtctcgaggatgatgttatcccctgtctcctttgtcttcTTGCGATTCCTGTTTGTTCTAGGACCGAGCGGGTTAGCCGCTCAGCAGGCGTATCGATTCTGTCGCCGGTTGTAAGCATTGGTCCGACCGGGAGGACttccggtcgtatgctcggatgagattgctcttgCCTCTGTTGCCTTGTGCCTCGGTCGAACGGACATGCCGGTCGGCCTTGAAACCTttctaccttgagcatcggaaactcgaCCCCTAGTTGGGTTGTCATTCATTTGGCTCGGGGGATTCCCGACCTTTCTACCTTGagtatcggaaacccgacccctagtcgggttgtcatTCATTTGGCTCGGGGGATTCCCGCCGGTCGTCCATCTCATTACGGTCGGGTCGATGCTGGTCGGCCCTCCcagtccggtcggtcgggtctcagggttctatctcttgacctttgacctccacgtgtcgttgactttccgccaacgagggtcccccacccttaccaccggatcacaggCTATTCATCGCCTTCTAGCCAGCCTCATCGGGATCAACATTAATGTGAATATTAGCTTAGAATTGCAACTCATACCATGAGCTTGAATTTGATAGTTTATTGCAAAGACATTCCTAAACCCCAATATAAGTGTCTTAATGCAATCATATATACCTTTAAATAATGAGCAAATGCtgacttattatatatatatatatcgagggTGTTCAATACCTTGAAATCAAGGTAGAGGATGATTCTTCAACTCATAATCTCAATTGTTCAAGTGTCTTAAGagagtgtgtgtgtatatatatacactCTACACATTTTTATGTGAGCGACCAAGGGTGATATCTGACGTGGACTCCTGACAAGGCTAAAATCCAAATTTTTTAATCCCTCTCTTCCTTCGCGCGAGCTTATTTTTACTCTTCTTCTTTTGCTCAGCTCTCTTCTCTAAAACAAAAGTCCTAAACCCTCTTCGCCACTCATCCACTCCTCTCTTCCTCCGCTTCCAACCCTAGATACATGTTATTCAACTATCAGCTCATGGCAAGTGAGTTAGGGTGAAGACCAGAACCAACATTGGTGTCAGTTTTTGAAGACTAGTACTAATGTtgcaatttttgaaaactagcacCATTATGTTCTTCAAAATTAGGTACCAAAGTGTTCTTGGATTGGTTTTTAAACAACATGTTCTTATAAACTATGATGAGTAAAAGACAAACATTCAGCATACCTTTGCAATACCTTTTTACGTCATTTCGAAACACAAGtagaaaaagaagaggagagagATGACCAGTGTAGTTTAGATGAAAATCCTAACTCACTTGTTGTAAGCTGAGAGTTGAACAAAATGATTTATATCTAGGGTTGGAAATGGAGGAAGAGAGAAGTGAATGAGCGGCGAAGAGGTTTTAGGACTTTCATTTTTAGGGAAGAGAGGCGAGCGAAGGAAGAAAAGAGCAAAATAATCCCACACGGgaaaaaaatgaattaaaaaatttagattttgatcATGTCAGGAGTTCACGTCATATGTCGAATACCTCGATTGATTTATTGATAAATATCGATGGTACTTGAACGCAGGGAATTAAGACTAGAGAACGGCGAGCAAATAGCAGTGAAAAGGCTTTCAAGAACCTCAGTGCAAAGTCTGATTTAGTTGAAAAATGAAGTGTTATGGTGTGCTGATCTTAGATATTTTAACTGGCCGGAAGAATGGAAGTTTAAAATCTGGCTATTGCATAGACCTCGTAACTCATGCAAGTATGAATCCTTTCATTGATTGAATGATAGAAATCTAATTAGCATTTTTCTTTGAATAAAAGATAAtggacaatattttttttttctgttttcatCTGATTTGAAAAGGTGTGGCGCCAGTGGACTCAAGGAATACTCTGCAGATAATTTGATCAAAATCTAGTTGATTGCCTCACTCACGGTGGCAAAAGATCGTGagtggcaaaagatgaatacgtagtctttggaataatgattagcacataagggaggtatttatcttgattttaccgagattcgaatccCAGATCTCATGGTGACAACATCTCATGTGctaaccactagacccatccgagggaacGTGAAACTAAGGGAGGTATTTTTTGGGGAGTGCAGCACCTCAGTCAACAGTGCCCAAAATAAGGACTTAAATTGATAAGAGCATGCGCAGGTGACGACTTGAACCTGTCACCTCAGTCAATGAGTAACAACGTCATAACCAGAGCACCCCTAGCTCGATTGTTTTGATATGCACATATAGGATTACTATGTGTGCAAGTCAGAGTCAACGAAAAAAAAGGACAGTTCAATGTACGAAGTTCTCGTCATGTGAGATCTCCGAAAAAAATTCATTGTATACAATGTTATCCTATTTTGTATAAGAGGCTATTTCCAATGAGTCGACAAACTCCTTAGAAAATAATGCCGATATCTGAATTTTGAATAATGCGTTTCAAGTTTGTATTAGATATTTTGTAAAACAGAAAAAACAGAAGGGCTTTGCGAATGTATTGTGGAGGAAAATGATTCGTAGAATTGCATAGCAAAATGAGAAGATATTTTGGATATTCGAGGATCAAAGAATTAAAACGAACGTTAATATCCCGATGGCGAGAAAGTGACACCCAATCCATAACAATGGCACGTCGGACCAGGAAGTGCACGTGTCAGTCATCCAGTGGCTGAGAACTTATCCAAAGTTGGGCACGGGCAGATAAGAAATAAGCAACGCCCCAATTAAAAGCTGTCGCACCATTCGTCTCCCGTCCACAAGACACGACAGAGATGGCGCAGGCGATGGCTTCCATGGCGGGCTTACGGGCTTCGTCGCAGGCGCTGCTCGAGGGGAGCCTTCAGGTGAGCGGCTCGAGCAGGCTATCCATCCCCGGCGGGAGCCGCGTGGCTATCGCGCGGCCTGGGTTCGTCGTCCGAGCCCAGCAGCAAGTTCCGTCCGAGGGAGACGCCGCCGCCGTCCAGAGCGGCCGCCGCGCCGTGCTTGGACTCGTGGCTGCAGGAATCGCCGGCGCTTCCTTCACCAAGGACGTGCTCGCCCTCAAGTCCATCAAAATCGGACCGCCGCCTCCGCCCTCTGGCGGCCTCCGTAAGTGATTGATTACCGCCTCGTAATCGATTCGATCCCTAATTCTGCAAACCTAATAAGAAGATTTAAGTCCGAAAGATGCGAGCTTCGCTTGATTTATGCTTCAATGTCCGACGATGGATTGCTTAATCTTCCGTTCTGACCCCCTTTTTCTTAGCCGGGACCAAAAACTCCGATGAGCCGCGAGAAGTGGACCGACCGCTGAAGGAGAGATTCTATATTCAACCTCTACCTCCAACTGCAGCAGCTGCAAGGGCGAAAGACTCGGCCAAGGATATCATTAATGTTAAGCCATTGATCGATAAGAAGGAATGGCCCTATGTTATGAACGATCTCCGCCTCAAGGCAGGAATTTTGCGTTTTGATCTCAACACCGTCATCTCTGcaaagtcaaaggaggagaagaagctgCTTAAGGATCTCACTGGAAAGCTCTTTGCAGCCATCGATGGGGTAATAACACTTGAGTAATCACATCCTCTGCATCATTTGTCTGAAATTGGATCATCTCATTTGTCCTTGTTTAAACGTGTAACAGCTTGATCATGCTGCAAAGATCAAGAGCACTCCAGAAGCTGAGAAATATTATGCAACCACCAAAACTCTCCTTGATGATGTCCTCTCCAAGTTGGGCTAGACCGCTGGAGGTCAATCTTGTTCTTCTGTTTGGTACAATCTCTGTGAATTCCTTCCTGGTGAACCAGTCATGGATGTAATTTCTAGCATCTAAGATTATGAATGCTGGCTACTGATAAGATTTTGATGCTTTTATGAGATTCTCATTCTAAGTCCAAGCAAACTAGATTATGATATAAGTTTCTATAGAGTACATATTTGGTGAATCATACATGATTCCTACTTGTAAAATAAGTGGGGGATATAACTCTCCATTAATATATATAAGTGATCCTCCTCTAATCCGTAAAAAGTAGACCAAAGATCTTCCCTTTTAAATCCCTCTCTTTTTTCCCTCAATTATATTTCTCTTTATGCTCCTTATATTTTGTATTTctctttatcattttattttcatttgttacTCTCTCTTCTCCTCAATAAATAGGCTATGGTGGAGTGAAATGATCAACAACTAATTGAGGACTAAATAATGATGGTCGGTGGAAACCTTAAGGCTTTATTGTGTGATTACTTGTCATTGACTTCAAATCTCAATCATATTAATTGTGGTACTTAGGTCtttgattataaaaatatttttctatgaattataatcAAACTAAGTTGTCTTACCAGACTAGATTGTGACTCAATGGATGTTATTTCTACAATATTCAAATGTTTCATAGGATGTTTAAAGGCCATTACTTCAACTATTAATCATTGCTTGCTTGTAATTTCAACATCGAATTTGATACATCATCAATGTTAAAAACAAGTCATTTTTGTTGGAGTGTTATcaccatttatatatatatatataagttttttttttttttttgagtgttATCACCATTTATGTATTTGTATTCATATATATCTGTTAAAATTATATGATTAAAAACAAGTTATTTTCTTGGAGTGTTATCACcatttatttatgtatttgtattcatatatatcttttaaaattaaataattttttaggaTTTAAGGTGTAGGTTTAAATGTGACATAAATTATAGGACTCCATTCTCCTCTCTTTAGTAATTGATATCATCTAAAAATCGTAAAAAAAGGTTGGTTGGAGGTGTGGTTCATCGGTTGACCATGTAAAGACTCCATTCCACAATGTAATATAGGAAACGTCAGTGCCAGGTCAGGGAAAGGATCCCGGCGTTGatccttcgatgctcaagtcagtcatcgaaaTAGTAGAAAACAGAGCAACAGTGAAAGTACAAACGTGAATAGTAAATAGCACATATCTCTACCGATAcatagaccccctttatatagtgtccTAGTGGACGACGTGCACACTCCTCAAGGTACAGACACACTTTCACAATCGTTTTATGAAAAGATATGTCAGAAAAGTGTCTTTGATATCATACCTTAATAAGACATGCAAATCCTCGATGAGATAGTAGAAGCTTCTGCTGTACGATTCGCCTGTTGATCATGCCCTGTTGTCAGTGACATTACCTCCCAAAGGGATATTAAGAGATATGGGAATGACTCTACTGTTCAGCCAAGCGGGCTTTCCGCTCGGCCGACACTCCTCCGCACGGTCGACCTCTGCTGCTTTCCCTGCATTAAGTTGGTTCAGTAGATTATTTCTGTCCGACCGGACAAGCGCTCTAGTCACCTTAATGTTCCTACGACCCGTAATGAACATATGATGTTCATGCCATGCTCTTAGCCATACGAACGTTCTGCTCGGACAAACCATTGGTCGATTGGACACTTCATGCCCGATTGGTAACTGAAGTCGACCTCCGCTTGATCCACTTTTGGTGAGCTCGTTGGTTCCCTAgagttgaccgtcttgactttgacctccaccttggtTGCTATCTCCGCCCTTGACCCGCACTTGGTGGACCctcccttatcaccgcatcacaagccttcccctcaagtctaatcaaaggaggctgtaagtccgactgactggacgagcAGTGTCTTCGGTGACCTTCCGCTAATCGGGCATTCTCTGTTCTCGGGTTGTCGATTGGCTCATATCTTCATAGTCACCATTCTGCTTTAACTTATTGACCTGAGCTTAGAACCGTAGCTTAGTTAAGGTGAACATCGAAGCTGATTCCTCCCATAGAGTTAGAGGCGTAGCTTGGCGACTAATTAGGCACCTGGATTTAGAGCCGTCACTCGGCTATCAGTTGTAGACCTGGGTTTAGAGCCACTGTTCGTCTATCATTTGACACACCTATGTTTAGAGCCCCAATCGGCTATATCTTAGTCAGAGCTCTATGCCCGATCGGGGTGGTTGGCGACAACACTGAGTAAAATTTTCACATCTCGTCACTTTCTCAGACGAGTGCCCTTTATTGGTTGTTGACGTCCTCCCAAATTTTGGAAGACTGTGCAAATCTTTAGCCATTATGGCTGAGCATGCTGTCCATGTCTTTTAATTAAGCCCCATTAATGCTTCCCCATCACTAGTTGTCACGTGTCTCGATCTCTATCGTCGCACGCTTGATGTGATGGGCGGATATCCACGGATGATATGACAATCGCCTTTTTGAATTCCATAGTCAGATTTTGATTTCGTTATCTGCAACCCTCGATCGAACGACTGAGAGTGATTGCCCCCGGGATTTGTAAACCCTTATTTACTCGCCGTTATCTTCACATTTCCTTGCATTTTCTTTCTCACGCACGTTCTTTGATGCTTCTCCTTCTCTTCGTCTTTGCTGGCGACATTTCTCAGTAagctctttctttctttctcttgtCGAGTCCGTGATCCGCTTCTTTCTCGATTTTCTATGGCTGTTTCTCCGTAACCTCCTGTGTCCATTCTTGGGCTTTGGTATACTTCTATCGCGTCGAAATTCAATGGGGATGAGAACGATCAAATGAAACTTATATATTGTTTCCCCTCCGATTATCAAATTGTTGTCACTTCAGCCTATAATCGGCCTCATTTGCCTCCCGTCGACTTTTTGCccttctttaaggaccaattATGCATCGGTCTTCATTTTCCCATCCACCCTTTCTTCTCAACTATATGTAAATACTTTCTTATCTCACTGCACCAATTAGTGTTTAAATCCTTTAGGTTGTTGTGTCGGGTAGTCGTGCTATTTCGTCTGCATGGCAACCCTTTAGTGCCTCAAatattccattatttttattatcctaagttGTCCGAGCCAGGGACCTTTCTGTTCAAAGCTCGAGTGGGCTCtatcttttttgataaaatgtcgtcTTCCAATAAGCACTAGAGGGAGCATATTTTTTCATCCATTTTCCCTCTCGGCCCGATTTCCTGACCAACTGGTAGATAGGAGTGATGAAGTCGTCACTCAGTAGATATCGAAGTCGATCAGACTATTTCCAAGCAGCTTCCAGCTTGGCTGATCAAAAGTATCATATCCATCGACTGCTGTTGGAGAGTGTCTTATGCGTGTTCAGATGGAACCCAATCCGAACGTGGTTGCCTCTCACCCTAGGTATGTTctttcttttctcaatctttgaaTCTAACAGATTTTTCCTCCTTTTTTGCAGCTCAAATCATGTTGAGGGCACGTCTGAGAGGCAAGAGTAGGCTCGCAGACGCAGAGATTAATGCCAAGGGCATTGTCGAGCAAGAGAGCCATGGCCTATTGTCGATCGACCAATTCGACGATCCAACCGGCGAGTTTGGAGGAAGCCACGCAGCGGCCAGTGAGTCCAGAGCAAGTCAAATAGCAGCTAGTGATGCCGCGATCGCCACAGATGAACTTCCTCCTGATCGACCTTCAATGTTGTTGATCGCAGTGTCCTCGGAGTCGATCACCTTAGGCGAGCCCCTAATACAACGACGCAAGAGGCACCAAGGGGAAGCTTTGTCTCATTCGGCAACCTCTACCTTGCAAACCCCCGCCCGTACTGGCTCACGTCCTCCCTCTGAGTGGGGTGAGACTTCATCACCCGCCTTTCTTGAGCAGGGGACCGTCACAATTCCTACTTCCCTGTTATCCAACTGGACGCCCTCACTGTCCGCCCTGCCCTTGAGGACCCTGTGCGTGCCACCTGTCGCGTTCATTCCACCTCCATCGTCCTTGCCGGCCGCCCAGGTATCCACCATTCACTCTTCCCCCATGCCCAGGTCCACAGGGCAGGCTACCTCTGAGCCATCTGGGCCAAGCAGCCGGAGACACATAATGGCCATCATCCACTTGCCAACTGATGAGTGGTGCCACCAGGACAACGTCGAGCTCCGCTCCCTCGAACACCAGATCAGGAGTCAAGGACCGCTGACACAAGTCTAGGTCGATGCTTGGGTTCGTGCGGACGGCCATACTCAGAAGGCCACTGGAGTATGTATATTATTCTTATATTTACTTGCTTATTTGCCGACCGACACTTACTAACTTATTTTACTGCAGTTCTGGGTTgagagcctggccatgtgccaGAGGTTAGCCTTTTTGGAGCATGAAGTCCAACAAATGTACGCCCTGAGCGACCCATCTAAGGCCTCCTAGGCTCATTTTGAATAGCTGACTACAGAGGTGGCTCAACTAAAGGCCAACCCGGAAAGGAGCTCCGAGCAGTTCAATGCCAAGAGGGGCAAGAATAATGATCAGGCCCCACAGATTGAGTGGCTCACCAAACATGCTAGCAGCTTCGAGCCCAAGATCAATTCCGCTAATGCCTGTAAACTTCAAGCCATCGAGGACTTAGACATCAAAAATAAAGAGGCTAGGGTCCTGACCCAAAATCTGAAGGAGGCGGAGGTTGCTCTGGTGACCGAACGTGAGAGCCGATTAGAGGAGCAAGTGGCTACTAGCCTTCAGCTCAACGGCAAAGATGTCGAGATGGCTTCCTTAAAAGCTGAATTGGAGGCATCCCGAGAGGCCTTCAAGCAGCACCAAGAGGGAGAGCCCGGACGGTTTGAAGTTCTTAAGCGCAACTATCTCCGAACCGACCCTTTCAATGACAGGCTCATCGATTAGGCTCTTCGTCTATTCAACTGCAGCATTGATGACACTCTCTAATAGCTGAAGGACGACAGCTATCTTTCTCCCGTGCTGACCAATAAGATTATCAACAAGGAGAAGCTCACCGAGTTGTTGTCGGACGATGTGCTTGATTATCTTGAATAACCTTCTTTTTAGTTTTTCAAGCAGCTTTTTGTACTCCTTCTCAAtattctataaaaattttctaagtatcaATGAATGTGCGCCCGTTCGGTGCTTTTCATCTTATGTTAAATATTCCAAGTGTCCTTCCATGCATCTCCCCTCGGCTTCATAAGACTATCTAGTTTCTCGTCTTACAGTTTTGTCATACTCACAACAATATGGAGTATCTAGTTTCCCATCTTATAGTCTTGTCATACTCACAACAATATTCTAACTGTGAAACCTTGTGCTCCTATTCTTCCATATAACTAGTCACTAAGATGCCCGACTGTCTACTTCCGTGTAGGTCGAATGGCATCTTTGCCTTTCTATTCGAAAATCTTATCTGCTAATCGATAGTAGAACGGGGATTCACAGTCGCCACTCGACTGCCCCTAGCTTTCTCCTCGAGTTTATAGCCGTCGCTCAGCTGTTGTCATTAACTtttgggtttatagtcgtcgctcgactttatTTGGCGTAATCTCCCAGGTATAGTCACTGCTCGACTATTGATTTGCCGTACACTCTCAGGTTTATAGCCGCCGTTCGGTTGTTGATTTGGCATAGACTTCGGGTTTATAATCACCACTCGACTGTTATTGTCAtcaactcaagggtttatagtcaccactcGACTGTTGACATGACAtaaatgttggaaccccaagatgttttgatgtgatcaaacaagctaagttaggtcctgtgtttgtttaacccttgtgtctaagtgtgcaggagcttaggaacacaggaagtcgagcggaagacgcggctagcgagaaggacgacacggggagagagccgacgggctcggtgcgtccgagggacaaggtgaccgcggaagagtacaccggtggatgagaagaacgtgcgcggcattcgagggacgagaaaccgggaaggaaggctgctcgaggagaaggccggaatttgggttcgggtgagccctatttcagatggccgagatcacccaagatagcggagccggagcgaacaagacccggaccgagaccaGCTGAGCCGGagcgaaaaagtcaactatgttgacttcaGGGCTCAAGGCGCcctgagcagcccggggcgcccggaacccttccgggcgcccggagatgactttttgaccaggatcaagatttgactcgatccgaccgttgggggataaaatttatccccccagggcgccccgacgagtgctataaatatagcactggtctgCACAGCTTaaacaacgaacttgtaatcaattccttctgtgctttcaattctgtacttttcatttgtgctgtcaacgttgtaaagaggctactccgcccagaggagaatcagatagtgcgcttactttccttggattagcaatcccctgattgcaaaccaagtaaaactctggtgtctgcttttctttacttagtctcttttatttatttattacaagtgttcattatatagttgaaatccgagaaaggttcgagttttattttgtagggtaattcacccctcccctcttgccagcctccaaagggaccaacaataaATTCTCTGGTTGATAGCCGTCGCTTAGTTGTTGATTTGGCGTACTCTCgagtttatagtcgttgctcggCTATTGTTGTCGTCAActtaagggtttatagtcaccacttAACTATTGATTTTGTCAACTCAAGGATTTATAGTCATTGCATGACTGTTGATTTCGTCGACTCAAGGGTCTATAGTCGTCGCTTGACTTTTAACTTGGTCGATCgatgcaagagtctgggacacttgtgATTTTTATTTGTCGTTCTCTTGCAATTATAGGATATATGTTTATATAAGTGTATCTAAATTTAACCACGTGCCTCTCACTTGACCCAATAGGGTTGGAGGAGGTTTACACTCCAAGGCCGCTCGAacttgttagagtatatactaaaagtctagctttttatataaacatttaagaatcacattggtcaaattatctatatttactgctaagtgtagttgttcaattaatttatattgtagataacatggtgtgtggtgtcacatacagaagatcatgttatcggttctttataaattataaacagtagctcgcgactaagatggaaaagaacaaaccattggaatagtcatagtgtaattaggtgttagtttatcttgactgataaattacactagtacactttgagtgtactgagcaggaccatttaaggtaagttctttttatactgacttgataaaagaacaataccttagttattatggaagtatgtgctcttaatcctaatataataacaagcacatatatttagtatttatttctttgacttatcaaagagtgagatttagctcgataaatcaatagacccgataagttgggaaatgatattacttatagtgtgtgttgttgattagagaaggaaattgtgtcctagtaatctaggttgataatgtccccaagaggagctcataaagattgtcatgttaaaccctgcaggtggacttagtccgacatgacgataaggttgagtggtactactcttggactgagatattaattaaaatgagttgttagtaactcaattaattagtgggcatccgacatcttaaacacagggagactaacacactcataataagaaggagcccaaaatgtaatttgggattggtgcagtagttcaataataattctttagtgatatgaattattattgatgaaattaagtccggtgttcggggcgaacacgggaagcttaatttcatcgggagaccaaaaccaattcctcctctcgatccctatcgtagcctcttgtgtatagagaattatacccacctatactcacctttctacccaccttaaggtggtcagtcaagctagcttggagcccaagctagggccgaccaaagctaatggtggagccaattttaggtggccggccaaagcttgggtcccaagcttaggtgtccgaccactagaaaataaaagggatttttatttaaaattatttcttatgtggatatcatggttttaaaagagagtttgaaatttaaatctttccttttatagctttctataaaagattaagaaaagatttgaaatctttccttatttgtagactgaaaggtggattttaattttaagaaaattttccttttttgtaaccatgttcatgattcaaaagatagtttaaaaattaaatatttccttttataagtttctacaaaagattaagaaaagatttgatatctttccttatttgtagattgaaaggagtttttaattttacagaaaactttcttttttgaaaattatccacatgtttaaaagaaagattttaatttataaaatttccttttataacccaccatgaagggaaaaattattggagattttttttaaaatttccagaaacaaattaagaagttttaattcttgtgttaattaaaactctccttgttaaGGGCtcataggtggccgaccattataattaagaagaggaaattatttttaattaaaaaaaaatttccttttcatggcaaaggaattgaggaagtttttatttaaattcccTTTTtggccaaggccaaggattataaaagagagggtagaggtgccttcaaagggaacgactctattctatttcttcctctcttttcttccttggttgtggccggccctagaggttctccctttcctcttctcttcttctttagtggccagtttcatccttctcttggtgcttttgatggtggccggttctagctaggagaagaa contains:
- the LOC122030332 gene encoding oxygen-evolving enhancer protein 3-2, chloroplastic-like — translated: MAQAMASMAGLRASSQALLEGSLQVSGSSRLSIPGGSRVAIARPGFVVRAQQQVPSEGDAAAVQSGRRAVLGLVAAGIAGASFTKDVLALKSIKIGPPPPPSGGLPGTKNSDEPREVDRPLKERFYIQPLPPTAAAARAKDSAKDIINVKPLIDKKEWPYVMNDLRLKAGILRFDLNTVISAKSKEEKKLLKDLTGKLFAAIDGLDHAAKIKSTPEAEKYYATTKTLLDDVLSKLG